A genomic window from Micromonospora violae includes:
- the purD gene encoding phosphoribosylamine--glycine ligase → MRVLLVGGGGREHALALGLAADSAVSALIAAPGNPGIANVAELRTVTATDPAAVAALAVETAADLVVIGPEAPLVAGVADAVRAKGIAVFGPSGAAAQLEGSKAFAKDVMTAAGVPTARAYVCTDEQSTAQALDEFGAPYVVKDDGLAAGKGVVVTDDRSAALAHARECGRVVVEEFLDGPEVSLFVVTDGEAALPLLPAQDFKRLGDGDTGPNTGGMGAYAPLPWAPSGLVDEVMRDVVHPTLAEMRRRGTPFAGLLYVGLAITAAGPRVIEFNARFGDPETQVVLALLETPLGGLLNAAATGTLAEHPPLRWRDGSAVTVVLASAGYPAAPRTGDVITGAEGPGIIHAGTARRADDGALLSAGGRVLCGTATGSDLAAARDSAYALVNGVELAGSQHRTDIAAAAIEGHITIPG, encoded by the coding sequence GTGCGGGTTCTTTTGGTGGGTGGTGGTGGGCGGGAGCATGCGCTCGCGCTCGGGTTGGCGGCGGACTCGGCGGTCTCCGCCCTGATTGCGGCGCCGGGTAATCCGGGGATCGCCAACGTGGCTGAGCTGCGGACGGTCACCGCGACAGATCCGGCCGCAGTGGCGGCGTTGGCCGTGGAGACGGCGGCTGACCTGGTGGTGATCGGGCCTGAGGCGCCGCTGGTCGCCGGGGTCGCCGACGCGGTACGCGCCAAGGGCATCGCCGTGTTCGGTCCGTCCGGCGCGGCCGCCCAGTTGGAGGGCTCCAAGGCGTTCGCCAAGGACGTGATGACCGCCGCTGGCGTGCCGACCGCGCGGGCGTACGTCTGCACCGACGAGCAGAGCACCGCCCAGGCGCTGGACGAGTTCGGCGCGCCGTACGTGGTGAAGGACGACGGGCTCGCCGCCGGCAAGGGCGTGGTGGTGACCGACGACCGGTCCGCCGCGTTGGCGCACGCCCGGGAGTGTGGACGGGTCGTGGTCGAGGAGTTCCTCGACGGCCCGGAGGTGAGCCTCTTCGTGGTCACCGACGGTGAGGCCGCGCTGCCGTTGTTGCCGGCACAGGACTTCAAGCGGCTCGGCGACGGTGACACCGGGCCGAACACCGGCGGCATGGGGGCGTACGCGCCACTGCCCTGGGCCCCGTCCGGCCTGGTCGACGAGGTCATGCGCGATGTGGTCCACCCGACGCTCGCGGAGATGCGTCGCCGGGGCACCCCGTTCGCCGGCCTGCTCTACGTCGGGCTTGCGATCACGGCGGCCGGCCCTCGGGTGATCGAGTTCAACGCGCGCTTCGGTGATCCGGAGACGCAGGTGGTGCTCGCGCTGTTGGAGACCCCGCTGGGTGGGCTGCTGAACGCGGCGGCCACCGGCACGTTGGCCGAGCACCCGCCGCTGCGGTGGCGGGACGGCAGCGCCGTCACGGTGGTGCTCGCCTCCGCGGGTTACCCGGCCGCGCCGCGCACCGGCGACGTGATTACCGGCGCGGAGGGTCCGGGCATCATCCACGCGGGCACCGCCCGGCGGGCCGACGACGGCGCGTTGCTCTCCGCCGGCGGTCGGGTCCTCTGCGGTACGGCCACCGGCTCCGACCTGGCCGCCGCGCGGGATTCCGCGTACGCGCTGGTCAACGGGGTGGAGTTGGCCGGTTCGCAGCACCGCACCGACATCGCCGCCGCCGCGATCGAGGGGCACATCACGATTCCGGGCTGA
- a CDS encoding SigE family RNA polymerase sigma factor, which yields MPVDVEGYRDYVGARLEPLRRTAYLLCGDWHTADDLVSMALVKLLRHWPRVSAMDSPDAYVRRTLLRVWLDERRRPWRREAAWAEVPEGPAAAGGTDGAADRLTILALLAELPPRRRAVLVLRYFCDLSVEETARELGCTVGTVKSQSARAIEALRGRLVDVPTRIEEVRTDG from the coding sequence ATGCCGGTCGATGTCGAGGGCTACCGCGACTACGTCGGCGCGCGGCTGGAGCCGTTGCGTCGCACGGCGTACCTGTTGTGCGGTGACTGGCACACGGCTGACGATCTGGTGTCGATGGCGTTGGTCAAGCTGCTCAGGCATTGGCCGCGGGTGTCCGCGATGGACAGCCCGGACGCGTACGTCCGGCGGACCCTGTTGCGGGTCTGGCTGGACGAGCGGCGCCGGCCGTGGCGACGCGAGGCCGCCTGGGCCGAGGTGCCGGAAGGGCCGGCTGCGGCAGGCGGCACGGACGGCGCCGCCGACCGACTGACCATCCTCGCTCTGCTGGCCGAGTTGCCTCCGCGTCGTCGGGCGGTCCTGGTGCTGCGTTACTTCTGTGACCTGTCCGTGGAGGAGACCGCCCGCGAGTTGGGCTGCACCGTCGGCACCGTGAAGAGCCAGTCGGCTCGCGCGATCGAGGCGCTGCGCGGTCGCCTCGTTGACGTGCCGACTCGAATCGAGGAGGTACGGACCGATGGATGA
- a CDS encoding AMP-binding protein: MDLPFFVATLTRRGLLAPGGPIRVAAQLNALRTWGWSLAGELRQAAARDPGRPAVIDEDGVELTYHDLLDRAERMARSMRAGLGVQAGDRIGVLCRNHHGLIETIVAATLLGVDAVLVNTGLSAAQLGTVADEQRLRLLVHDDEFAERVLGLPADLPRLDERAREELVAGALPGDLHPPERDGRIIVLTSGTTGTPKGARRPTPSGFGPLVSITDRIPLHARDRVMIAAPIFHTWGFAALQVCLALRATIVLHRRFDPSATLAALTTHRCDALFAVPVMVQRLLEVPPPDPRPPLKVVAVSGSALPGGLAPKFMDVYGDVLYNLYGSTEVSWASIAGPQDLRQAPTTAGRPPHGTRLELLGDDGQPVPDGRVGRIFVGNEMLFEGYTSGASRETHDGLLDTGDLGRLNADGLLFVDGRADDMIVSGGENVFPSEVEDLLAQLPQVREAAVIGVPDPEYGQRLSAFLALHPGETLDPEAVREYVRRFLARFSVPRDVIFVKYLPRNATGKVLARELRRYYG; this comes from the coding sequence ATGGACCTGCCGTTCTTCGTTGCCACGCTGACCCGACGCGGGCTACTCGCCCCCGGCGGCCCGATCCGGGTCGCCGCGCAGCTCAACGCGTTGCGAACGTGGGGGTGGAGCCTGGCCGGCGAGCTACGCCAAGCAGCCGCCCGCGACCCGGGCCGCCCCGCCGTCATCGACGAGGACGGCGTCGAGCTGACCTACCACGACCTGCTCGACCGGGCCGAACGGATGGCCCGATCGATGCGGGCCGGCCTCGGCGTACAGGCCGGCGACCGGATCGGCGTGCTCTGCCGCAACCACCACGGGCTGATCGAGACGATCGTCGCCGCCACCCTGCTCGGCGTCGACGCGGTGCTGGTCAACACCGGGCTCAGCGCCGCCCAACTGGGCACCGTCGCCGACGAACAGCGGCTTCGGCTGCTGGTGCACGACGACGAGTTCGCCGAGCGGGTCCTCGGCCTCCCCGCCGACCTGCCCCGGCTCGACGAACGCGCCCGCGAGGAGTTGGTGGCCGGCGCGCTGCCAGGTGACCTGCACCCGCCCGAACGCGACGGCCGGATCATCGTGCTCACCTCCGGCACCACCGGCACGCCCAAGGGCGCTCGCCGGCCGACACCCAGCGGCTTCGGCCCCCTGGTGTCCATCACCGACCGCATCCCCCTGCACGCCCGGGACCGGGTGATGATCGCCGCGCCGATCTTCCACACCTGGGGATTCGCCGCCCTCCAGGTCTGCCTCGCCCTGCGAGCCACAATCGTGCTGCACCGCCGCTTCGACCCGAGCGCCACGCTCGCCGCCCTGACCACGCACCGCTGCGACGCCCTCTTCGCCGTACCGGTGATGGTGCAGCGGCTGCTGGAGGTGCCCCCGCCAGACCCGCGCCCCCCGCTCAAGGTCGTCGCCGTCAGCGGCTCCGCCCTACCCGGCGGGCTGGCACCGAAGTTCATGGACGTCTACGGAGACGTCCTCTACAACCTCTACGGGTCCACCGAGGTCTCCTGGGCCTCCATCGCCGGCCCGCAGGACCTGCGTCAGGCGCCCACCACCGCCGGTCGTCCACCGCACGGCACCCGACTTGAGCTGCTCGGCGACGACGGCCAGCCCGTACCGGACGGACGGGTCGGGCGGATCTTCGTCGGCAACGAGATGCTCTTCGAGGGCTACACCTCCGGTGCCAGCCGGGAAACCCACGACGGCCTGCTCGACACCGGCGACCTCGGCCGGCTCAACGCCGACGGACTGCTCTTCGTCGACGGTCGGGCCGACGACATGATCGTCTCCGGCGGCGAGAACGTCTTCCCGTCCGAGGTCGAGGACCTGCTCGCGCAACTGCCGCAGGTCCGCGAAGCCGCCGTGATCGGCGTCCCCGACCCCGAGTACGGCCAACGCCTGTCCGCGTTCCTCGCTCTGCACCCCGGCGAGACGCTCGACCCCGAGGCGGTACGCGAATACGTCCGGCGCTTCCTGGCCCGATTCAGCGTCCCCCGGGACGTGATCTTCGTGAAGTACCTGCCCCGCAACGCCACCGGCAAGGTGCTCGCCCGCGAACTGCGCCGCTACTACGGCTGA
- a CDS encoding acyl-CoA dehydrogenase family protein has protein sequence MAEFSLDLNEEQRDLRDWVHGFAAEVVRPAAAEWDEREDTPWPVIQEAAKVGLYGFEFLATCWADPTGLSLPIASEELFWGDAGIGLSIFGTSLAVAAIYGAGTPDQMVEWVPQCFGDVDSPAVAAFCTTEPEAGSDVGAMRTRAVYDEATDEWVLTGQKAYATNGGIAGVHVVTASVDPTLGSRGQAAFVVPPGTPGLAATRKLRKLGLRASHTADVFLDGVRVPGRCLLGGRDALLERLDRARSGQRATGQAAMRTFELSRPTVGAQALGVARAAYEYALDYARDRVQFGRPIIENQAVAFTLADMRMEIDAARLLVWRASWMGRNNRPFTAGEGSMSKLKAGEVAVSVTEKAVQLLGGAGFLRDHPVERWYRDAKIYTIFEGTSEIQRLVISRAISGMQIR, from the coding sequence ATGGCTGAGTTCTCGCTCGACCTGAACGAGGAACAGCGGGACCTCCGCGACTGGGTGCACGGCTTCGCCGCCGAGGTCGTGCGCCCGGCCGCCGCCGAGTGGGACGAGCGCGAGGACACCCCGTGGCCGGTGATCCAGGAAGCCGCCAAGGTCGGCCTCTACGGCTTCGAATTCCTCGCCACCTGCTGGGCCGACCCGACCGGGCTCTCCCTGCCGATCGCCAGCGAGGAACTCTTCTGGGGTGACGCCGGCATCGGCCTGAGCATCTTCGGCACCTCACTCGCCGTCGCCGCCATCTACGGCGCCGGCACCCCCGATCAGATGGTCGAATGGGTGCCGCAGTGCTTCGGCGACGTCGACTCGCCGGCCGTCGCCGCCTTCTGCACCACCGAACCGGAAGCCGGCTCCGACGTCGGCGCGATGCGCACCCGGGCCGTCTACGACGAGGCCACCGACGAATGGGTGCTCACCGGCCAGAAGGCGTACGCCACCAACGGCGGCATCGCCGGAGTGCACGTGGTCACCGCCTCCGTCGACCCCACGCTCGGCTCCCGTGGCCAGGCGGCGTTCGTCGTACCACCGGGCACCCCCGGCCTGGCCGCCACCCGCAAGCTGCGCAAACTCGGCCTCCGCGCGTCCCACACCGCCGACGTCTTCCTCGACGGGGTACGCGTACCCGGCCGCTGTCTGCTCGGCGGACGTGACGCCCTGCTGGAACGCCTCGACCGGGCCCGCTCCGGTCAGCGGGCCACCGGACAGGCCGCGATGCGCACCTTCGAACTGTCCCGACCCACGGTCGGCGCCCAGGCGCTCGGCGTTGCCCGGGCCGCCTACGAGTACGCGCTGGACTACGCCAGGGACCGCGTCCAGTTCGGACGTCCGATCATCGAGAACCAGGCGGTCGCGTTCACGCTGGCCGACATGCGGATGGAGATCGACGCGGCACGACTGCTGGTCTGGCGGGCCTCCTGGATGGGCCGCAACAACCGCCCGTTCACCGCCGGCGAGGGGTCGATGTCCAAGCTCAAGGCCGGCGAGGTGGCGGTGTCGGTCACCGAGAAGGCGGTGCAACTGCTCGGCGGGGCCGGCTTCCTGCGTGACCACCCGGTCGAGCGCTGGTACCGGGACGCCAAGATCTACACCATCTTCGAGGGCACCTCGGAAATCCAACGACTGGTGATCTCCCGGGCGATCTCCGGGATGCAGATCCGCTGA
- a CDS encoding SCP2 sterol-binding domain-containing protein has protein sequence MTDFDPATFANVGPKEFAQLVKSTPDDKIAQVMSGDLRGKILAEVFGRMPSLFRADRAGSTNAVIHWVITGRPDGGSDTYEVVIADGTCVVNETPQHDPKLSLTMGPVEFLKIVSGGANPVMMFMTGKLKAKGDLGLAANIANLFDIPKA, from the coding sequence ATGACTGACTTCGACCCGGCCACCTTCGCCAACGTCGGCCCCAAGGAGTTCGCCCAGCTGGTCAAGTCCACCCCGGACGACAAGATCGCCCAGGTGATGTCCGGCGACCTGCGCGGCAAGATCCTGGCAGAGGTGTTCGGCCGGATGCCGTCGCTGTTCCGCGCGGACCGGGCCGGCTCCACCAACGCGGTCATCCACTGGGTCATCACCGGTCGCCCCGACGGCGGCAGCGACACCTACGAGGTGGTCATCGCCGACGGCACGTGCGTGGTGAACGAGACCCCGCAGCACGACCCGAAGCTGAGCCTCACCATGGGCCCGGTCGAGTTCCTGAAGATCGTCTCCGGTGGCGCCAACCCGGTGATGATGTTCATGACCGGCAAGTTGAAGGCGAAGGGCGACCTGGGCCTCGCCGCCAACATCGCCAACCTGTTCGACATCCCCAAGGCCTGA
- a CDS encoding TetR/AcrR family transcriptional regulator, with amino-acid sequence MSTVPAFKRLPRAVREQQMLDAAVKVFSRRGFHAASMDEIAEDAGISKPMVYAYLGTKEELFVACLHREGTRMMQAIAGAATAPDLPADERLWRGLKAFFGFVGAHRDGWAVLYRQARGEQPFAGELATMRTRLVEVVAGMLDHALRAEGREIAALDLEVVAYALVGASESLADWLADHPEADPEKTATRMMNVAWLGAAQLLHGVTWRPPAD; translated from the coding sequence GTGTCCACCGTTCCCGCCTTCAAGCGACTGCCCCGCGCCGTCCGCGAGCAGCAGATGCTCGACGCGGCCGTGAAGGTCTTCTCCCGGCGCGGCTTCCACGCCGCCAGCATGGACGAGATCGCGGAGGACGCCGGCATCTCCAAGCCCATGGTCTACGCGTACCTCGGCACCAAGGAGGAGCTCTTCGTCGCCTGCCTGCACCGGGAGGGCACCCGGATGATGCAGGCCATCGCCGGGGCTGCGACGGCCCCCGACCTACCGGCCGACGAGCGGCTCTGGCGCGGGTTGAAGGCGTTCTTCGGCTTCGTGGGCGCCCACCGGGACGGCTGGGCGGTGCTCTACCGGCAGGCCCGGGGCGAGCAGCCGTTCGCCGGCGAGCTGGCCACCATGCGGACCCGGCTGGTCGAGGTGGTTGCCGGAATGCTCGACCACGCGCTGCGCGCCGAGGGCCGCGAGATCGCCGCCCTCGACCTGGAGGTCGTCGCGTACGCCCTGGTCGGCGCGTCCGAGTCGCTGGCCGACTGGCTGGCCGACCACCCGGAGGCCGACCCGGAGAAGACGGCCACCCGGATGATGAACGTGGCCTGGCTCGGTGCCGCCCAACTCCTACACGGCGTCACCTGGCGTCCGCCGGCCGACTGA